TGGCATTGGAATATATCGACGATCAGCCTCTAGATGTTATTAGAGATCAACAACGACGAGATTTCTTCCACGACACAAGACAATCATTTGGGCTGTCTGCTCTAGTTCTTCATGGTGGGTCGCTGTTTGGACTGTGTCATATTGGTACAGTCAAAGTTCTTCACAACTCTGGTCTGTTACCAGGGATTATCTGTGGATCGACTGTAGGTGCCATAGTGGGTGCTCTTGTGTGTAGTTGTACAGAAGACGAATTACCAAAAGTCATCGATAACATTGCCAAAGAGCTACCACCCTTAAGTCAGGAATATGAAGATCTGAAATATGGAAGTGTATTTGAAGGGGTGTTAAGCTCGTTTTATCCTCCTGAAATCATCTTATTTGAACAATATGTGAGAAACAAGTTGGGAAATCTTACTTTTGAAGAGGCATATCTGAGAAGTGGAAAAGTTCTGAACATTACCATTACTCCAGTGGCAGACGACTCATACAACGATAATGGTACGAACAATGCCGGTGATGAGAGTGATGTTCAAGCGAGTCATGGCGATTACAGTGGTTGTCAACAAGGAACAACCCCAAAGATAAGAAAAGAGAGGAAGTCGCAACCGggaaaaaatgcaaaatatatattatcagAAGTTCCAAGGCTACTGAATTATTTATCAACTCCAAATGTAATTATATGGTCGGCTGTTCGGGCTAGCATTGGTTCAGGCATTTTGCAAGGAAAAACTGAGCTTCTTGTTAAAAATCATTTAGGAGAGATTGAGCAGTTTTTGCAGCACGAAGTTAAATTCGCACCGTCTAACCAGACTGTATATTTGAACAGAAGAGAGTCTCCATATACACGACTAGCAGAACTTTTTAATGTCAATAACTTTATTGTGTCGCTTGCTCGACCATATTTGGCACCAATCTTGTTGTCAGATTTTAGGCATCGTGGACATCGAGGATGGGGCCTGCGACTAGTTCGTCTGGCGCGACTGGAATTTCAACATCGCTTGCAACAGCTAACACAATTGGGTATTCTTCCGGGTGTATTCCAACGAGTGTTTGTAGATGAAAACATTCCTGGTGGGTTTCAAGTAACGATCGTGCCAGAGCTGTCTTCGGTACGAGATTTTGCCAAAGTTTTTGATGGACACAACATTGCTGATAAAGTCAACTACTGGATTTGGATTGGTGAGAGAAGTGTGTGGCCGATGATGGCAATTATCTGGGCCCGAAGTGCTGTTGAGATTGTGCTTAATAGCGTTTATACTCGTAAAGGCAGAGAACTGCGATCAGATGCAACCTGATATATATGATACGATATTCATATCATATCCCAAGTCTGTGGTTGTCGCAACTAAAATTGTGACTAATATTAAAATCAGAATCTATTTAGAATCCAGTCAGAAACCTGTTGGACTTGTCATGgctcatatttatattaaacaatttttttgtctaGTACGCttgttaataaataaataaatatacaatgGAGGACAAGCTAGCGGTACATAAGCTTGACTGTATCAGATACATGGTAAAGATACTCGTTTTCGACAACGACCTTTGTTTCGTTGACACGAGGTCCACGAGTGATTCGAAAGATACCCGTAACATCATCAGCCCGACCTGTTTCAAATGGACGCAATGATATCAGTAAACTCGAGGTATGAATCAATTGTGTTAAGAATTTGACTTGGTTTTCTCCAATTGGAGACACTGGCTGAATAAGTGGTTCATCAGCATTAGCAAATACAAATGTTTGAGAGCTTAGCTGACGCAAGTCATAAATGAATCGGCTTACTTGATCCCATGTATAGAGACCGGTAGCAAGTAAGACGTCTGGTTCTTCGATGATAATCAGAGGTTTTAGTTGAGATCCATCCTGTGCCCCTCTGGAGGTGGTGATAGACTTTGCAACTATCTCAACTAGACTGTCTAGATTAGTTGGCACAAACTTGTCACCACTAGTCTTGCTGCCATTTGCAAACAAACTGCTTGAAAGAtcaacaattgaaaatacAGATTTAGGGACATGGGAAACATCTGAACCTGAATATCGCTTTATTCCTTTGATATGAATATTCGACCGTTCTGTAAAGGTAATGAGCACGGTTGGGCTGGTTTTGTTGCTTACGTGCCTACCACACACAGTATCGACAAGCCAGGTTGGAGCAACCTCGAGACTCGAAGTTACCAGGCATAAATCAGAGCCTTCTCCCGAACTCAGTTCAATGCTTCCATCTTCAAAAAATGCCAAATCTCGAACTGACAAGAATTTTTGGGCCATATTTACGTCCACCCTGCTACGAAGATCATGTCAAGACAGTTGCaactttaaataaaaaataagTGTTCCTGCATCCACAACACGTGACTAGTTGTTCACAATTCCACAAAATGAACCACTGATATATTAATTGAACactcaatttcaaatttatttttacgTAGAAGTTGTGAATTTTGGGATTATGGTTTTATTGATTAGTCTATTGTTGGTTTAATggtttttgaaaatgattTGTGTCTTCAACGAAAAACTTCCATATGTGTAGCAAGTAATTAGCTTATACTGAATGATAATTGAAGAGTTTCTGATAACAAGATGACCTAACTAAGTTATTTTCAGCCAAACGTAAACCATTACTTAATAAAACTAAGTTATAAATGACAACCCCGTTTATCAATGATAATTCATCAAGTGATAATATAACTGCAATACCCAGGggttaataaaataaatatatcgaGATGCAAGAAGTTGGTGCATATCAGCCgcactgaaaaattatagATAGGCtgtgaaaaaaatagaaaagCACCACACTTGATACTTTCACCCTTCAAGCTATAAACCAAACTACAGCAATGGTTTCTACTTTGCCACAATTACCTGCTGATTGGAGCGCTCCTGAGGGATTCAGCGCCACTGCTACTTTCAGCTCGCCTGTTAAGAGACAGGTCGAACCTGTTGGTCCTGGCTTCTTGGCCCATGCTCGTCGTACTTTGAGAGGCCGTACCTGGTCCGAGGATGAAAAGattcaagctcaacaaaacGTTAAAAAGGTCGAGGATGATAACAACGATGatcttgttgaagatgagcCTGAAGATCCTGAAATGTTGAAGAGAGATCCTAAAGACTGGAAGAAGCAAGATCACTACGCCGTGTTGGGTCTGTCCAAGTACAGATACAAGGCTACTGAGGAGCAAATCCGTATTGCCCACCGTAGAAAGGTTCTCAAGCACCACCCTGATAAGAAGGCTGCTGAGGGTCAACTCAATGAAGATGGCTTTTTCAAGTGTATCCAAAAGGCTTTCGAGattcttcttgattctaACAAGAGAAGACAATGGGACTCTGTTGATCCTAAGGCCAATGTTCTTCCTCCTAAGAACAAGGGTGGTGATTTCTTTGAAGATTGGACCAAGGTCTTTGATGCTGAGGGCCGTTTCTCTAACAAGCAACCTGTTCCTTCTTTGGGTACTTTGGAGACCGAGAAGCCTGAGGTCGATGCCTTTTATGCTTTCTTTTACAATTTTGACTCTTGGAGAACCTTTGAGTACTTGGATGAGGATGTTCCAGATGACACTTCTAACAGAGATAATAAGCGTTAtattgagaagaagaataaggCTGCTCGTCAAAAGCACAAGACCGATGATATTGCTAGATTAAGAAAGCTTGTCGATACTGCTCTTAAGCTTGACCCTCGTATTCAACTTTtcaaggagaaggagcGCAAAGCTAAGGAGCAACGTAAGTGGGAGAGAGAAGCTGGTGCACGTGAGGCTGCCGAGGCTGAGAAGAAGGCCAAGGAAGAAGCTGAGAAGAAACGTGCTGAGGAGGAGTCAGCTTCCAAGGCTGCTAAGGAAAATTCCAAAAAGGCTAAGGAAGCCGCCAAGAAtgctaagaagaagaacaagagaaCTATCCGTGGAAGTGTTAAGGACGTCAATTactttgctgctgctggttctgagccctctgctgctgatattgatgcCATCTTGAatgatgttgatgctaTCATCGACAAGCTTGACGATGTTAAGCTTCAAGACCTTGCTAACAAGCTTTCAAACAACCCCGATGCTGACACCGTCAAGGCTGCCTTTACTGAATCCAAGGATGTCGTTTCGGGTCTTAAGTACTTTTAGGTTTTGTCATCTATGTAGGAATATAGAGTTATTTTTAAGTTTAGATCTCGTTTACCAGAAAGCTCAACTGCTATCTTGAGCCTCAATATATTCTGAGCCGAGGATGACAGAGTCATGATATCATTTGCTGCCACAATGTTGTGAACTTAGCTCAGGTAGATCTATCCTTCATTGTTATGGTGTCATAAATTTAACTTTAAAATTCAAACTAAAGATGTTCCTGAACAGtgtcaaaatcatcaaaatattAGAGCAGAAATCCTATGGACTGACCGTCCGGGGTGTTTCATCAATTAAGTATTGATCATATAAGCCAAAGTCATACGCGCCCGGCAAAACAAGTAGTTAGTTAATTGCATGATATCAAGTCATTACCCAGATTTAGACTTATCCGGGTAACCGCAAAAAAGGTCTTGTTTCCCAAATTCATTTTATCTTTTTGCCCCAGAGGAAATCTCCATGGTTTATGAGAACGGTTGGCGACACTTGTAGAGAACGACCCGCTCCACATATTGAATTGATTCGCTCACCTTGGAGGATTCATTTTTTTCCTATTTGCACCCTCTGGAAATATTAGTTAAATAGATATTGACTACAAAAGCCAAAGTCTCCCCACCTAGCAAAGACGTAGTTAAGCCGAATTAGTAGGAGATATTAGTCTTGATGTTATGCCTGAATAGTTTAGTACTTGATTTAAATCATATTGTAGCTTTGAATTGgtaatattttcaaaagaatTCGGGGCACCAGTTTTGGTGTTCCCAATATATGCGGCATTAGAACTACGCATGGTCAGATTTAACAACTGTTACCCGGTTTTTAAAGTTTCAATTGGGAAAAAGTCATTTTCCATACTttcattttatattttgtgTCTCAGAGGAGATCTGCCATTTTCATCCAAAAGATTGGAGATATTTGTAGAAAACGATCCGCTTGACACACTAGTTTGGTTCTTTATCTTGGAGAGTTTATTATACGCTTATTTGCACACTCTGGAAAAATTAGTCAGAAAAATACTAACCCCAAAAGTCAAAGGTATCCCATACGGAAAAGATGTAGTTAATGGAAATTAGTTGAAGAAATcatttaatatattaattatgAACAGTTTAGTTCACGATCCAAGTGCTACTGTGTCCTTGAACTGCATATATTTACAACAGACCTGGGGGTGGCATTTTGATGGTCTCATGTATTACCCGGCATTTACGGTAAAAATTACCGGTCAACCCTATTGTAAGATCTCTTGCATCAGGCCAGATCTCCTTCATCCATCCAGGCCAGATCTCTTTCATCCAGGCCAGATCTCTTGCATCCAGGCCCGATCTGCTTCATCCAGGCCAGATCTCCTTCATCCATCTAAGCCAGATCACCTGCATCCGTGGGCCAAAGTTTGTGTGACCGGACGGAAATTCTAATATTACAGGGTCAAACTTTAGTTATCTTTCTTGTAGAATTTATTGTATGAGCTGAGCCCGGAAATATCATTTGAATCCGACGGTCTGGATATGACGGGAAAACTCTGCAGTCTTTCCTAAATGAGTCAGGGCCAATGATACCAAATGAAAAACTTGGCATGAATGATCTGAACATATTACTCTAAATGCTCATTCTGGACCGTTAATTGTATGGTTTAAACCTATGATGTCGACTGTAGATGCTAAAATAAATGCCAGAACTGGTTGCTTCACTTGTTACCCGGTGTTTAGAAAAGCACCATATGGAGGTATTCTGTGGTGCTTTTGccttttcattttcacttTCTCCTTCTTAATATGCTTGACTAACGTTATATTAACTGGTGTATTACAAGAgatgctcttcttctcagtGTTACGACAAATGTTCCCACTTTCCGAAACTAGTTTTACCCAGCATTGAATTCCATGTAAAAAAACAAGGCGCTGCATGCCGTAGACCTTAATTAGTGAAGCTGGCCACAAGTCTTTCCCGTACACTATTACTTGTCAGATTTGACCCAACGACAGTAACTTAACATGGACAGATAATCTGCACAGATATTGAACTAATTTCTTTCTTATCTCACTGGCTTCAAGTAGCTTCAAAGCTCACCACTCTAGATGCTAAAAGCTCAAATGTACTGGATGGCCATAATCACTGAATAAGACAACCCTCAATTTACTTGAAACTGGGTTCTCTCCCTGTCAGTTTGAATTCAAGTGGTAGCTCATGGTCTCTTCTTGAAACAGTTTTTTCAACATAAACTGATCAATCTAGAGTCTCCAGCTGACCCCTCCAATTTGTATTTCCGCCGCATAGGCTTTGCCCATTACAACTGAAATAGAGGGCTCGGCCCGGGTCTTGCATTCGCAAGAGATATTAGACTAGATCACCGTCAAGATAATTTGTAATTCTACAGGCTAGATTATTATCATTGTTTGACTTTTCTTCCTAATTAATTCTATATAAGTCCGTCTATATACCTGTGCAGCTGTCTCTCAATTGATCGCCTTTAATTCTCTCTAATAATGGCAACATCGCTTTTTAAAAGGCAATCAATTGAATCATGGTGATAAAAGAAGCATAGTCATACTCATCTTAGATAATACTTTTAGAAAACTTGGAGCTTCGGATCTTATTATCATCCGCTCGATGCTTCGATATTAAATCAGACTAATGCGCATAAGTGGAATATTTTGATAAATATACTATCAAGGCGATTGAAGCCAGAACGGAGAATGCCAAATTGTATTTAactgatataaatatggcGAAATCCAAGGACAAGGGAGAAGTGTTTTTCTCGCGGGGTATTGCGTATAACTACATTGTAGTGATTGATGCAGGTTCATCAGGATCGCGAATTCATATTTATCACTATCCAGCGACAAACGATGTTGCCAAGTTAGAAGAACTTCACAATAAGGGTGACCATTTGGCTCATGATGAAAACGACCCATTATCGAAATGGACTACTTTCCCAAGGGTTTCGAAATCGGGGAACAAATGGCATAAGAAAATTAATCCAGGAATGTCCTCTTTTGCCAACAATCCTCAAGACATTGGTAAGGAGCATATCAAAAAGCTCGTCAAGTACGCAGAAGAAATCATTCCGAAGGCGCAAATCCCTAGAACTCCTGTTTTTGTATATGCCACGGGTGGACTTAGGCTCCTAGAGAACAGTCAATCGCATGCTATATTAAGCAATGCTTGtgaatatattcaaaaggAGACAAAGTTCTTTCTGCCAGATTGTGCCAGTCATCTGAAAGTGATTGACGGTGCCACTGAGGGACTGTTTGGTTGGCTTGGTCTAAATTATCTGATTGGAGGTATTGAAGACCCACAAAGTCATTCGCATGGCAAGGATCATAGTACATATGGATTCTTAGATATGGGTGGTGCTTCAATGCAGATAGCATTTGTACCGAATGCTACTGAGATTGAGGAGAACAAGGCTGAGCTGTACAGAATTGCTCTTGCTAGTCTTGATGGGACTCAAGACAGAATGTATGATATCTACTCGAAAAGCTTtcttggtgctggtgttaaCGAAGCCCGCAAGACTTATTTAAAATCGTTGACTACTGTAAACAAGGATGGAGATATCGAGGACCCCTGTGCACCAGTTGGTTTGAAGCATAGTGAAATCGTCAAACGAGATTTACAAAAGGTTGATGTCGAAGAGGAGGATGAGcgtgatgatgatgaagacgaagatgacgatgacgatgacgacgatgatctggaggacgacgacgacgatgacgaggatgatgaggaggaggatCAAGACGATGAGAAGAACGATAAAAGCGACAAGGGAGACAAGAGACCCAAGAAAGAcgataaagaaaataagaACAAAAGTGACAAGAAGATAGAAGACACTAAGGATGATAGTGACAAGAGTGGAGATCAAAGTGATAAACTGCCTCCAAATGCAAATACCAAATCGTAtattggtactggtaatTATGAAGCTTGCAGGAAGCAAATATCACCTATTTTATCAAGTATCAAGAACAGTGGTAGCccagattttgattttgaaattaATCACTTCGTCGGAGTCTCTGAATACTTTGACACTCCTGATAAGGGCTTTAGCTTGGGAGGTTCATTTGATTACGACTCTTTGAACACCAAAGTCGAGCAGTTCTGTGGTAGCAAGTGGGACTCGATCAACCCAGAAGAATATCCCCAGTTATCTAAAGAAAACCTGGAACTGCTTTGTTTCAAGTCCAGCTATCTGTTAGGTGTAGTAGATGAAGGCTTCCAATTCCCCCAGCTTGCTGACAAGCCGTCACCTGCTGACGGCGAAGTAAACGACAAAGTTGATAACAACAATCTCACGACCTATCTCGACCCATTGCAAAGTGCAGAAGATATCAACGGAGTGGAGTTCTCATGGACTCTTGGACCTGCTTTATTATATGCAGCTGGAGAGCTCAGCATGCACAAACGATCCGAACACAACGGTATCCAGCTGAACTCGGGATCGAGTTCCTGGCAGTACGGTGGTGAAGTGAATGGGTACACTCGACCTGAACTTCGTCGACAGGATCtcgatgacgatgacgatgaagccAGTTGGGGCGAGTATTTCGACGAGCACTCACACCGTTTGTACGGctccatcatcttcttgcTCATTCTCGTCGTAGCAGTCTATCTCCTTCTCGGCCGTCAACGACGCAAACTGATCCTCCAGTCCCTAGTATCTCGATTCAAGAACTTTCCAGCCAAAGGCGGCCAATACTCCCTCGTATCAGGACCCACGCGGCGCAACCCGTCTCCACAACCAGAAGACTTCGAGCTCCAGGACGTCGAAGACGGTTTCGACATCGCAtccgacgacgaagaagccAATGTCCGTGGCCAGTCTCCTCATGTAgaagtataaataaaaatttaGGGTATGTCAccttgtgcctccggcggctgggctccgcccagacccgttgtgctcgcttcgcgagcttttCTCGGGGCTCGACCGTGAAATTTGGGGGGATacacgcccgactcgagcggagcgagaggagccgcggggtctggggcacagccccagccgccggaggcatcctGTCCCTTCGATTCAAATTTGAGCCGAAATATGAGCAAAAGGTGATGTGAAGGGAGGTCAGACGACCCCTGATCCCGGGTCGGAAATGCACCCTGGCGATCTATCTtaatcttatcttttgacaAATCTCAGATATCCCTTACCCGAGGCGAAATATGTCTGCTGCACCACCCGATCCCGAGAAAGAGTCCGGAGATTTCAGTCAGATCAAGGTTCctgaaattatttatatctaCTAAAAATGGcatcttctgctgctggaactAAAAAGGTACGTCCTAATCAAGCAGTTACTACCAAATTTGAGTTGCAGATGCGATATGAGATACTTAGCTACGAGAGAATCCCGCTATTGACTCATATTTCATGTGACTCTCTAGACAGGTACCATAAGGTCGACTTCAGGTAACTTTAAGATCCTATTTCAATTCTTGGTTCACATTTGAAGTTTTGTGACTATTAAATCtgaactgctgctggaacAACAGGATTCCAAGAGATCTCGGTTTCAGGATCTATGACCTGATCCTCTCAGCCAAATGCTACTGAATATGAAAAGCTGGCGAGAATTTTACTAACATTTTGTAGCCAGAAGCCTGGAAATCTTTTGTCGCAGGTGCCTCTGCCGGGGCTATTGAAGGATTCATCACTGTAAGTATTGAGAATGGATACCCTACAGGCCATTGCTCACAGTCACCTCTCACACAGGACCTGATATCTAACGATACATTCTAGTATCCATTTGAGTTTGCCAAAACAAGACTCCAGCTCGTGGACAAGTCATCAACTGTAAGTAACCACCTTTGGAACAGTCTCCTATAAGACTTTCATTTCATCTCTCAGCCCAAAATCTGTCATATcaccccacgcccgactcgagcgaagcgagaggagccacggggtctggggcggagccccagccgccggaggcaaagcTCCCTCCACTACAAGTCTAACAAGCCAGACGTCCAGAAACCcattgaaattgattgCTAATACAGCTCGTCAGCAGGGAATCAAGTCGTTATATACAGGATGTGGAGCATTTGTGATTGGCAACACGGCCAAGGCCGGTGTGCGGTTCCTGGGATTCGACTCGATTAAACAGCTTCTTCGTGACGAAGAGGGAAATCTGTCGAAAACCAGAGGAGCACTTGCAGGACTTGGAGCAGGTGTAATTGAGTCGGTTGTTGCAGTGACGCCTTTTGAAACGATTAAAACCGCCATGATCGATGACAAGCAGTCGAAGAACCCTAAATACCAAGGACTTGTTTCCGGAACACGAAGACTTATTCAAGACAAAGGCATTTCTGGAATCTACCGAGGAGTAGTCCCCGTGACGATGAGACAGGCCGCTAATCAAATGGTGCGCCTGGGTTCGTATAATGCCATGAAGACAGTCATTCAGTCATATAAAGAGGACCCCAATCTCCCCCTGTCATCTCTTGAAACCTTCGCAGTTGGGGCTGTTGCCGGTATCATCACAGTCTACACGACAATGCCGCTGGACACCGTCAAAACGCGAATGCAGAGTCTGGAAGCCAAGTCGCAATATTCCGGCACTCTCAACTGTTTCTACAAAGTAGCCAAGCACGAGGGCGTCGTCACCTTCTGGAAGGGCGCCACACCGCGTCTCGGCCGTCTCATCCTCAGCGGCGGTATCGTGTTCACCATCTATGAAAAAATCATGACCATCCTGGCCTAATAGAACTGTACAAATCACTCTGGGAGccggtgtgcctccggcggctggggctccgccccagaccctggttgctcctgcttcgcaggagtttgcctggaccgtcgacgaaaccgactcgagcgaagcgagaggagccgcggggtctggggcagagccccagccgccggaggcaggcagggGACGGGGAGAAATCGGACtgaaatgaataaataaagaagCTATAATTAAACAATGGATTCTGACGCAGTGGCAGCGGCAGGCGTCTCATCAGCAGGGGTGGACGAGGTGTCGCTGGCGTTGTTGCTTCGGATGATGGCAATTTCCATTCGGCGGGCCTGGATGTAGTCGGCCAGACTCTTGAGAA
The Sugiyamaella lignohabitans strain CBS 10342 chromosome A, complete sequence genome window above contains:
- the ELP6 gene encoding Elongator subunit ELP6 (Subunit of hexameric RecA-like ATPase Elp456 Elongator subcomplex; which is required for modification of wobble nucleosides in tRNA; required for Elongator structural integrity; GO_component: GO:0033588 - Elongator holoenzyme complex [Evidence IDA] [PMID 11689709]; GO_component: GO:0005737 - cytoplasm [Evidence IEA,IEA]; GO_component: GO:0005634 - nucleus [Evidence IEA,IEA]; GO_function: GO:0016887 - ATPase activity [Evidence IDA,IMP] [PMID 22343726]; GO_function: GO:0000049 - tRNA binding [Evidence IDA] [PMID 22343726]; GO_process: GO:0032447 - protein urmylation [Evidence IMP] [PMID 14551258]; GO_process: GO:0006357 - regulation of transcription from RNA polymerase II promoter [Evidence IMP] [PMID 11689709]; GO_process: GO:0006355 - regulation of transcription, DNA-templated [Evidence IEA]; GO_process: GO:0002098 - tRNA wobble uridine modification [Evidence IMP] [PMID 18755837]; GO_process: GO:0006351 - transcription, DNA-templated [Evidence IEA]); the protein is MAQKFLSVRDLAFFEDGSIELSSGEGSDLCLVTSSLEVAPTWLVDTVCGRHVSNKTSPTVLITFTERSNIHIKGIKRYSGSDVSHVPKSVFSIVDLSSSLFANGSKTSGDKFVPTNLDSLVEIVAKSITTSRGAQDGSQLKPLIIIEEPDVLLATGLYTWDQVSRFIYDLRQLSSQTFVFANADEPLIQPVSPIGENQVKFLTQLIHTSSLLISLRPFETGRADDVTGIFRITRGPRVNETKVVVENEYLYHVSDTVKLMYR
- the TGL3 gene encoding Tgl3p (Bifunctional triacylglycerol lipase and LPE acyltransferase; major lipid particle-localized triacylglycerol (TAG) lipase; catalyzes acylation of lysophosphatidylethanolamine (LPE), a function which is essential for sporulation; protein level and stability of Tgl3p are markedly reduced in the absence of lipid droplets; required with Tgl4p for timely bud formation; GO_component: GO:0016021 - integral component of membrane [Evidence IEA]; GO_component: GO:0005811 - lipid particle [Evidence IEA,IEA]; GO_component: GO:0005811 - lipid particle [Evidence IDA] [PMID 10515935]; GO_component: GO:0005811 - lipid particle [Evidence IDA] [PMID 16267052]; GO_component: GO:0005811 - lipid particle [Evidence IDA] [PMID 24390141]; GO_component: GO:0005811 - lipid particle [Evidence IDA] [PMID 24868093]; GO_component: GO:0016020 - membrane [Evidence IEA,IEA]; GO_function: GO:0016787 - hydrolase activity [Evidence IEA]; GO_function: GO:0071618 - lysophosphatidylethanolamine acyltransferase activity [Evidence IDA] [PMID 20016004]; GO_function: GO:0004806 - triglyceride lipase activity [Evidence IEA]; GO_function: GO:0004806 - triglyceride lipase activity [Evidence IDA,IMP] [PMID 12682047]; GO_process: GO:0007114 - cell budding [Evidence IGI,IMP] [PMID 19150427]; GO_process: GO:0044255 - cellular lipid metabolic process [Evidence IMP] [PMID 10515935]; GO_process: GO:0016042 - lipid catabolic process [Evidence IEA]; GO_process: GO:0006629 - lipid metabolic process [Evidence IEA,IEA]; GO_process: GO:0008152 - metabolic process [Evidence IEA]; GO_process: GO:0019433 - triglyceride catabolic process [Evidence IGI,IMP] [PMID 16267052]) — its product is MNRRQNPKSKNYDYKLIAVRLKKLIQARNDGDVSVLINLLRSDLLRNLGSIGTTCLYNRAYSGTKLLIEDYINEVIMALEYIDDQPLDVIRDQQRRDFFHDTRQSFGLSALVLHGGSLFGLCHIGTVKVLHNSGLLPGIICGSTVGAIVGALVCSCTEDELPKVIDNIAKELPPLSQEYEDLKYGSVFEGVLSSFYPPEIILFEQYVRNKLGNLTFEEAYLRSGKVLNITITPVADDSYNDNGTNNAGDESDVQASHGDYSGCQQGTTPKIRKERKSQPGKNAKYILSEVPRLLNYLSTPNVIIWSAVRASIGSGILQGKTELLVKNHLGEIEQFLQHEVKFAPSNQTVYLNRRESPYTRLAELFNVNNFIVSLARPYLAPILLSDFRHRGHRGWGLRLVRLARLEFQHRLQQLTQLGILPGVFQRVFVDENIPGGFQVTIVPELSSVRDFAKVFDGHNIADKVNYWIWIGERSVWPMMAIIWARSAVEIVLNSVYTRKGRELRSDAT